The Amycolatopsis sp. QT-25 genomic sequence GTCCCGGTCCACCTCTACGGCCAGTGCGTGGACATGACCGCTGTCGGCGAGATCGCCGCGCGGCACGGTGTGCGTGTGCTCGAAGACTGCGCGCAGGCACACGGAGCACGCCGGAAGGGCGCACTCGCGGGGGCGATGGGTGAGGCGGCCGCGTTTTCGTTCTACCCCACCAAAGTCCTCGGTGCCTACGGGGACGGGGGCGCGACGATCACCAACGACGACGACGTCGCCCGCGCTCTGCGGCGCCTGCGCTACTACGGCATGGAAGGCCGGTACTACGTGGTGCAGACGCCGGGGCACAACTCCCGGCTCGACGCGGTCCAGGCGGAGATCCTGCGCCGCAAACTCCGGCGACTCGATCAGTACGTCACCGCACGACGGGAGATCGCCCGGCGTTACGCCGAAGGCCTGGCGGACACCGAACTGGCCCTGCCCCTGGTCACCGACGGCAACGAACACGTCTACTACCTCTACGTCGTCCGGCACCCGCGCCGGGACGACATTCTCGGCGGTCTGGCGGCCGAAGGCATCGAACTGAACGTCAGCTACCGCTGGCCCGTCCACACCATGACCGGCTTCGCGCATCTCGGCTATCAGGCGGGCGATCTCCCCGTGACCGAGAAGCTTGCCGACGAGATCTTCTCCCTGCCGATGTACGCCTCTCTCGACAAGCGCCGCCAAGACGACGTCATCGCCGCGCTCCGGCGGATCCTGGGCGCCCGATGACCCGCGACGATCCGCTGATCGTGGTGCTGGGCGGCACCGGATACCTCGGTTCGTCGTTGGTGTCACGGCTGGCGGCGCTCGGTGTGCGGACGCGGGCGGTGGGACGGCGACAGGCGTGGCGGACCCTGCCGCTCATCGAGCACGTGCGGGCCGACGTGACCTGTAAGACCGACCTGGCGGCCGTCGTGCGGGAGGCCGACGCCGTGGTCCACCTCGTGGCCCTGCTGAGCGGCGGCCGGTCGTGGCGCGTGGCCGAGGACGACCCCGAAGGTCACCGCGTCACCGTGCAGCCGATGTACGACCTGCTGGACATCACCGGCGCGGACCGCCGCGCACCGCTGCCGATCGTGACCGCGGGGACCACCACCATCGCGGGGTGCCCGGACCGTGCCCGGCTCGACGGCACCGAACCCGACCGGCCCGGCACGGCTTACGACCGGCACAAGCAAGCCGTCGAGCGCGCTTTGCTCACGGCCACGGAATCCGGTGTGGCGCTCGGAGTCCCGCTACGGCTGCCCACCGTGTACGGCGCCGGCGCCGGTTCACCGGGCTCGGGCGTCGTGTCGGCCATGGCCGCCCGAGCGGTCGCGGGCCTGCCGCTGACGATGTGGCACGACGGCTCGGTGCTACGCGATCTGGTGCACGTCAGCGACGTCGCGAGTGCGCTTTGGCTCGCCGTGCGGCACGCTGCCGCACTCGGCGGACGCACCTGGCTGATCGGCTCCGGTGACGCCATCCCGCTCGGTGACGTCCTGCGGATGATCGCCGCCGCCACCACCCGATGGACGCGAGACGCCCCGGTTCCGGTGGTCCGCGTGGACCCGCCGGAGTACGCGACTCCCGCCGACTTCTGCGACGTCGAGGTCGATCCCGGCCCCTTCACCGCGATCACCGGATGGCGCGCCACCGTCCGGCTGGAGGACGGGGTGGACGCTGTCGTCCGCGCCACGCTGGCCGAAACCGATCGGTACCGCGACGCCCGGAAACCACTGCCCACAAACAGAATCTCACCGTCCTAGGAGGACATATGAGCCGATCCACCCACCTCGTTCGCATCCGCTCGGCGGACGTACCGGGCAGCCGCCGTCAGGGCGGGCACATCCGTGCCCTTCTCACACCGGCCTCCGCCGGCACGCGAGCGGGTTTCCTGGCCGAAGCGGTACTCGAACCCGGTGAAACCGTGAGCGAGCACTACCACCCTTGGTCCGACGAACACCTGCTCGTCGTCGAAGGCGCCGTGACCTTGGAGATCGATGGCGGCACCGTCGAACTGACCACCGGTGACGCCGGCTTCGTCCGGCGTGGAGCGCGGCACACGATGCGCCAGCACGGAGACGAACGTGCGCGCGTCGTGCTCTTCCTCGGCCCGCTCGCGCCGGACCCGGCCGACGGCCACGTCGACACCGTTCCCGTCCCGCACCCGGACGACCCGCCTCCCGTCGTCGGCGGACCGTCTTGACCACACCACGAGCAAAGGGAGAGATCGTGCCGGCCAGAACCGACAATCGCGTCGTCATCGACGCGCCCTTCGAGACCGTCTGGGACTTGACCAACGACGTCGCGTCCTGGCCGTCCCTTTTCACCGAGTACGCGTCGGCGGAGATCCTCGCGGAGAACCCGGACTCCGTGCGATTCCGGCTCACGACGGTCCCCGATCCTGACGGGTCGGTCTGGAGCTGGGTGTCCGAACGGTTCCCGGACAAGGAGAACCGCAGCGTCACCGCACACCGGATAGAGACCGGGCCGTTCGACTACCTGCGCTTGCGCTGGGACTACCGCGAGGTCGCCGGCGGCGTCGAACTGCGCTGGCGCCAGGAGTTCCAGGTCCGGCCCGGTTCGCCCTTCGACGACGCCGCGATGACCGAGCGGCTCAACCGCACTTCGGGAGAACAGATGCAGCACATCAAAGCCGTGATCGAGTCACGGGTCACCTCGGGCGGACACGCATGAGCGCCGTCGCCGACGTCGCCGCCGGTCCCGGCGGCGCCTCCACCCATCGGGACCGGCTGGCCATTCTCACCTGCGGGCTGCGGCTCGCCCACGTCATCGGCGCGCTCACGGAGTTGCGGGTCGCCGACGCGCTGGCCGACGGCCCGCGGCACGTGGCCGACCTCGCCGAAAGATGCGGCGCGAACGCCGACGCGCTGCACCGGGTGCTGCGGATGGCGGCTTCGTTCGGGGTGTTCACCGAAACCGATCCCGGCGTGTTCGCGCGCACAGCACTCTCAGAGCCCACTCGAGCCGATGTCCCCTACAGCCTGTGGCCGCTGATCGTTTACGGCCGCAAGAAATTCTTCACCGAGCCGTACGGAGCGCTGGTGCATACGCTGCGCACCGGCGAGCCTGCCACCGAACCGGTACTGGGCACCGATTTCTGGGGTTACCTGCGCGATCATCCCGACGACGAGCAGTTCTTCGACTCCATGATGACCGAACTCGGCCGCTGGGAGACCGACCGGCATCTCGCGATGATCCGGCCGGAACGGTTCGTCCGGATCGCCGACCTCGGCGGCGGTCATGGACATTTCCTGGCGGCCGCGCTGCGCCACGCGCCGGGCGCACGCGGCGTCCTCGTCGACCGCCCGACCGTACTCTCCGACGCCGGGCCGGTACTCGACGCCGAAGGAGTCACCGACCGGGTCGAACTCCGTCCCGGTGATTTCTTCGACACACCTCTCCCCGCCGACGCCGACGCGTACTTCCTCAAGGCCGTCCTGCACAACTGGCCCGACGATCGGACCGAAGCACTGCTGCGCCGGGTGCGCGAGACGATCGGTGACCGCGGGACCCCGCTCTTCGTCGTCGAGCAGGTCATCGCTCCCGGCAACGATTTCGACCACGGCAAAGTGCTCGACATCGACATGCTGGTCCTCTTCGGCGGCCGGGAACGCACGCTCGAGCAATGGCACGAACTGTTCGCGGCCACCGGCTTCCGGCTGGCGAACGATCCTGGTGCCGGACGCTGGACCGTCTTGCACGCGGAGCCGGCATGACCACCGAAACGCGGCCGGAATCGCCGGCCTATCCGTTCGCCGCTCGCGACGGTGTCGACCCGGACCCCGGTTACGCCGACGCGCGGATGGCGGGAGCGCCGGTGCCGGTGTTCCTCGGCGGCGGTCGCTGGGCGTGGCTGGCGACCACCATGGCCGACGTGAGAACCGTCCACACCGATCCCCGGTTCTCCCGAGCCGCGGCCGCGGGATCGGCGAACGCGCCGTCCGCCGGGCTCTCTCCACCCGCCGGTTCGCTGCTCGCCCTCGACCCGCCCGACCACACCCGCATGCGCGGCCTCGTGGCCGGGGCGTTCTCCGCCCGCCGGATGGCCCAGCTTCGTCCGAAGGTCGCCGAACGGGCCCGCGGTCTGCTGGCCGCCCGCGCCGGTGACGACCCCGCCGATCTCGTCGCCGGATATGCGCGCCCGCTGTCGGCCGGGGTGATCGGTGCCCTGCTCGGCGTTCCGGAAAGCGATCACGAACGGTTCTTCGCGTGGGCGCAGGCTTTCCTGTCCACGGCGCCCGGGTCCGCGCCCGAGATCGGCCGTGCGCGCGGCGAACTGGCGGCCTATTTCGGTGAACTGCTGGGGCGCCGGGCTCGCAGCCCCGAGCACGATCTCCTCTCCCATCTGGCCGCACAGGACGCCGATCCGCGGGAACTCGTCCTGCTGGCGATGGCGATCCTCGTCGCCGGTCACGAGACGACCAGCAACCACCTGGCGAGCTCGCTCATGCTCCTGCTCTCCGATCCCGGCACGACCTCGGAACTCCGGGGAGATCCGGAAGGTGTCGGCCAAGCGGTGGAAGAGCTGTTGCGCGCCGTCTCCCTTGGCTCGGTCGGCGGGTTCCCGCGGAGGACGACCGAATCCGTCGTGTTGTCCGGTGTCACGATCGAGGCCGGCGACCTGGTCATCCCGGCGCTCAACGCCGCCAACCGCGACCCCGCCGCGTTCCCGCAGCCCGACGACCTCGACTTCGCCCGATTCGCCAAGGTCCCGCCCACCCATGTCGCGTTCGGCGCCGGACCGCACTTCTGCCTCGGCGCCGCGCTGGCCAGGATCGAACTGGCCGAAGGTGTGTCCGCCGTGCTCGACCACTACCCCGAAGCCGAACTCGCCACCCCCGCGGCCGAGCTCGCCTGGACTCGCGACTCCCTGGTCCGCGGGCTGGTCTCGCTGCCGGTCCGGCTCGGCCCGGCCACGTCGTCTCCCTCCGCGGAGACCGGAAAGGAGAACCAGTGCACCGCGCCCTGATGGTTCGCCGGTGGAACCCGGCCGACCGCGAACGCATCACCGAACTGTTCGCCGAACACGATCGCACCGCCCTGCCCGCGCAGATCGGCGCGACCCGCCGGACGCTGTTCGGCTTCCACGACCTCTACTTCCATCTGATCGAAGGCGAGGACGGGTTCCAGCAACGCCTCTACACCGCCGTGCGCGATCAGCGCTTCAAGACCATCGACGGTGAACTGGCGAAACTGCTGCTGCCCTATCGCACCGACGAACCGTCGATGGCACAGGCACAAGCGGAGGCCTTCTACGACTGGCGGCGGCCGCTATGACCACTTCCCGCGTCCGGACCGGCGTCTTCCGCGTCCTGCTCGAGATCGACATCGGTGACACCGCCCCGGCCGACTTCTTCGCCGTGTGGCGCCGCATGGCCGAGACCGCCGCGCGGGCACCCGGCATCCTCGCCCAGTCCCTCAACGCCGACACCCGCCGCGACGGCCGTTACTTCGTCGTCAGCGAATGGCGTACGACGGAGGACTTCACCGCGTTCTCCGCCGGCGCCGATCACGAGCGGCTGGCGACCTCGCTCAAGGCGCTCGGCCGCACGGTGTCGATGACCGGCATGACCCAGGTCCTCACCAGCCCACCCGTCTCCGCCGTTTCGGAGGTCCGACCATGACCACACTGGAATCCACCTCCGTCACCCGTGAACGGCTCTATCGGATGATGCGGGTGTACAAGGAGACCAGCTTGTTGCGCGCCGCGCTGCGGGTCGGCGTGTTCGACGCGCTCGGCGACGGCCACGGCACCCCTGCCGCGATCGCCACGGCGACCGGTGCCGACCCGCGGGGTATCCGCTTGCTGCTCAACGCGCTCGTCGCCCTCGGGCTGGTCCACCGTCATCAGGACGGCCGGTTCACCCTCGACCGAGGTGGCTTTTCGCTCCTGGTCGGCTCGAGCCCGGACTTCTACGGCGGGATGGTCGACGTCGTCGCCAGTGACGAGGAGTGGGACGCGATGCGCGACCTCGCCGCCGCGGTCCGGAACGGCGGCTCCGTCCGCGACGTGAACGCCGAAACGCCGGGCTACCACTACTGGGAGACCTTCGCACGATCGGTCGGGCCGGTGACGGTGCCGACGGCGGGCCTGCTCGCCGAACTGCTCGAGCCGTGGTCGGCGACCCGGTCCGGCACGCGCGTTCTCGACCTCGCCTGCGGGCACGGCATTTACGGGTTCACGCTCGTCAGGCGCCTGCCCGGAGCGACGGTGACCTGCGTCGACTGGCCGAACGTCCTGGAGATCACCCGGCAGCATGCCCGGGAACAAGGTCTCGACAGCCAGGCGCGGTTCGTCTCCGGTGACATGTTCGAACTCGACCTCGGCCCGGAACACGATCTCGTCCTGGTCACCAACGTGCTGCATCATTTCTCCGAAGCACGCGCGACCGAACTGCTCTCGCGTGCCACGGCCCAGCTCGCCCCGGGCGGACGCATCGGTGTCGTCGGGTTCGTCGCGGGTGACGACCCCGCGCGGGATCCCGAACCGCATCTGTTCTCCGTGCTGATGCTCGCTTGGACCAACGCCGGTGAGGTGCACACCACAGCGGCGCACGAACGCATGTACGCGGCGGCGGGCCTGCGGATCGAAGCGACCCGCCGGGTACCCGGCCTTCCGTTCCACGTGACCGTGCTGGGGAGGTCGTCGTGATCCGGGTCCTCGCGCTCACCTCTTCCGGCCTCGGTCACCTGTTCCCGATGGTGCCGAGCCTTTGGGCCGCCCGGTGCGCCGGCGCGACGGTCCTGGTCGGCGCGACCGGCCCCGCGGTAGCCGGTTCGGTCGGCGCGGGGATTCCCGCCGTGGACCTGTTCCCGGACGGCATGGACGAGTTGTCGGCGATCCGGGCCTCGTTCCTCCGGCGGATGCCGGGGGCGGCGGAAGGTGAGCGATTCGCCTTGGCGATGCGGCTGTTCGCCGCGCTGTCGGATCGTGTCGCCGACGCCGCGGTGGCGCTGGGCCGCGCCTGGCGGCCGGATGTCGTGCTGCACACCGCGTTGCAACCCGCCGGGCCCTTGGTCGCCGCGGTACTCGGCGTCCCCGCCGTCGAACACGGGTTCCAGCTCACCGGGGTGGCCAGGACCCAAAGCCTCATGGAGCCGCATCTCGCGCAAGCGTGCGAACGCCACGGAGTGCCCGGGTTGCGAGACGTCGACGAAGCGCTCGACGTCTGCCCGCCGAGCATGTTCCCGGGCGGCCCGACCGGGCTCGCGCTCGGCTACCGCCCCTATGGCGGCGCACGGGCACTCGACCCGGCCGAGTTCACCGAACGGCCCGGGCGCCGCCGTGCGCTGGTCACCCTCGGCACCATGGCCGACCACGGTGAACTCGCCCCCCTGCTGCTCCGGACACTGGCCAAGCACGACCTGGACGTGCTGGTGGCCGGGGAGCTGCCGGTCGGCACCGATCCGGACTCGGTACTCGCGCACGGCTGGTTGCCCCTGGAAACGGTGCTGCCCGGCTGTGACGTGCTGGTCCACCACGGAGGCGCGGGGTCGACCTTGGCCGCGCTCTCCCGCGGTGTCCCCCAGGTGATCGTGTCCAGGGACGCCGACCACGCGTTCAACGGCGAGGCGATCACCCGGCGCGGCGCCGGGGTCTTCGCCGTCCCGGACGGCGGGGACACGGCCGTACTCGACGAGGCGCTCGACCACGTACTGCACGATCCGCGTCCGTCGAAGGCCGCGCGCGAAGTCGCCGAGGAGATCGCGGGCCTGCCCGGTCCCGAACAGGTCGTCCCCGACCTGCTGACGGAACTCACGACCGCACGACGAAGGGAGTACGCATGAGCACCGTCCCCGAAGAACCGGCGCTCGAAACCGGTCTCGAGTTGCTCGACGAGCCGACCCTCGCTCGTGTCGTCACGCACGGCCATCGGGCACCCCGCAGCGGCTGGCTCGGTGTCGGCGCACTGATCGCCGAGTCGCTGTCGCTTCGCGACCACCGGATCCCCGCGACCGCCACGGTCGCCTTCGGCTCCGGCACGAGATCCGAAGGTCCGCAATGGACCAGCGACGTCCCGGTTCCCGCGGGTGGTTTCGCGGTTCTCGCCGGCCGGACCGACGACGGGCACAGCACGTGGACCGCTTACCTCGCCGACGACCTCGTCACGGCGCCGGTGGCGCTCACCCCGGCGATGGACGTCTGGGGCGGTCACCTCCTCCTCGTGCGCGACGGCGCACGGCCGCTGGCCACGGTCGTCGACACCGTCGTGGTGCGGCCCGGCCTGCTTTCCTTGCCCCCCGGCCTGCTGGCCATCGCCGCGGCGGGCGCACACGCGCTGGGTGTCGCCGCGCGCTTCCGTGACGCGTTCCTGCGCAAGGCCGCGCGCAGCGCGCGTGGCTGGGCCGCGGTGAAGACGATCGACGATCCGATGGTCCTGTCCATCCTGCTGACCGCCGAGGAACTGCTGGACGGCGCGGCGGCGCTGCTGAACGCCCGCGTCCGCGCGCTCATCGGAGATCCGGACCCCGGTCCGGGCGCATGGGCGCGGCTGGTGCTCGCCGGGATCGGCGCGCTCGACGCGGCGTGCGCGGCGACGACGAAGGTCATGACCGTGACCGGAGCGAGCGCGCTCTACGACGGCAACCCGATGCAGGAGTCGTTCGCGCACCTGGCCGCGCTGAGCGCACACCCGTTGTTCGACCGGCCCGTCCGGCTGCTCAACCAGCGGGCCGCGCTCGAACCGGACCTGGACCGCCTGTTCACCGACGATTCGGGGGAAGCCCGATGACAGTCACCGAGACCGGTGCGCGGCACACGAGCACCCCCGAATCGCTCATGACCGAGGCCCGCAGGCTGGCCGCCGGACTACGCCTGGGAGCGGCGGCGACGGAAGAGGCGCGAACGCCCGACCGGCACACGGTGGAAAAACTTCGTGAAGCCGGGCTGTTCTCCCTGACCCTGCCGAAGATCCTGGGCGGCGCCGAAACCGATCCGTGCACCGTGATGTCGGTGATCGAAGAGATCTCGTGGGCCGATCCGTCGGTCGGCTGGACCCTGCTGATCGGGCAGTCGGCGGGCTTCCTGGGATGGGGGTCCCTCGATCTCGGTCGCAAGGTGGTGGCGGACCGAGCCGATCCCCTCATCGCCTGTGCGCTCGCACCGATGGGCGAAGGCACGATCCTGCCCGCGTCCGAAGTGGAGGGGGACAACGGACCGGTCTACCGGCTCGACGGCCGATGGGCGATCAACTCCGGCTGCCGGCACGCCGACTGGTTCATCGCCGCGTTCGCGAAAAAGGAGGCGGGCGTGGACTCGCCGCAATGGGGCGAGGACGTCGTGCGCTTCGCCGTACTGCCGGCGAGCGAAGTCGAGGTGCTGGACACGTGGCACGTCCTGGGCCTTCGCGGTTCCGGCAGTGACGACGTGGAGATCCGGGGGGTCGAGGTGCCGCACTCGATGACCTTCAGTCCCTTCTTCGAACCGGGCGAACACGACGGACCGCTCTACCGGTTGTCCTACTTCGCCTTCCTCATGATGATGATGGGCGGATTCTCCGTCGGTCTCGCCCGGCGCGCGATCGACGAGGTCCGGGAGCTGGCCGGGCGTGGTGCGGGGCCCGATCTCGCCGACACCGACACCCAGGTGGAGTTCTGGCGGCTGGACAACGACCGGCTCGCCGCGCGATGCCTGCTCCACGCGGGCGCGGCCCGGGTGTGGGAAGAGGTCGCGGCCACCGGCGCCGCGTCGCCGGAAGCCCGTGCCCGGTTCGCCGGCGCCGTGCAGCATTCACAGCGGGTGGCGGAACGCGTCGTCGACGGCGCCTGCCGGCTCACCGGGGCGGCGGGCCTGCGCGACGAACACGCTCTGCAGCGACTGTGGCGAGACGTCCACGCGGCGGGGGCACATCTGGCGTTCGGGCTCGTCACCGAACGGCGCATGGCCAGGGTCGCCTATCTGGGCGACCATTCCATGCAGTACATGATCTGACGGCTCATTCGCCGTCCGTCTTGCCGGTGAAGGTCCGCAGCACCGTGCGGATCCCGCCGGCCGACTTGAGCCCGAACTTGCCGAGCCGGAAGGACACCGGCCCGTCGAGTCGTTGCGCCCACTGCAGATTCGCCACCGAGGCCTCGATCGCCTTCCGGCCGCGCTCCAGCATGGCGGCTTCGTAGGCGGCGAGGGCGGGCACGGGACGGCCGAGTCCTTGATCGCAGAGGACCAAGGTCTCGGTCAGCGCGGCCGCGTCACACAGGGCCGTACTCGCCCCGATCCCGCCGGTCGGTGGCATCACGTGGACGGCATCACCCAGGAGGGTGACAGTCGGCTGTGTCTGCCACGGTGAAACCTCGGGAGCGACCCAGAACGTCAGCGGCGACAACGTCTCCGGATCGGCCGCGGCGACCAGGTCCACGGCGGCCGGGTTCCAGCCATCGAGCATCTTCCGGGCCGCCTCGTGCAGATCGCCACCGTCGCGCGGGTCCAGGGGCCATTCGGCCACCGGCGCTCCCACGGACCAGAGCACGTAGGCGGAGTCGGGTTCGCGGGGCCCGCCATCCACCGGGAGGTCGGGCCTGCTCCGGCCGGACGGATCGTGGCCGGAGAAGAACATGTTGTGCCCGTCCGGCCCGATCGCGAAGCCGGCACCGTCGATCATCGCCGCCGGAACGCCGATCGATTCGGCGGTTTCGAGCGGCGTGGTTCCGGCGACGCACACGACGTCCCACGGCTCCGGTTCGGCCTCGGGCAGCAACTGCCGCCGCACCGCCGACGCCCGGCCGTCCGCGCCGACCAGCAACGTGCCCTCGTCGGTCTCTCCGGTGGAGAGCTCGACGGCCACCCGGTTGCCCGGCAACGAGCGATACCGCTCGACCGCGCTGCCCCAGCGCACGACGTCGTCGAGCCCCCGCAGCAGCAGGTCGCGCAGCGGACGGCGACCGATCAGCGTGTCATCGTCCACCAGCAGCGCGGGATCGGCCGTCGTAGGGGAAACGAGCAGCTCCTCCAGGTTCTCGTCGAGGATGCGGAACGCGTCCAGCGGCCGCGACGCACTGTCCAGGATCGCCAGGTAAGTCTCCAAAGGGAGGCAGGCGTGCAACGCGCGGTTGGCCGCACCGGTCAGGTGCAGTCGGTAACCGGACCACCGTTCGTGCGGCGTGGCATCGCGTTCGTGCACCGTCACCGCGATTCCGTGGCGGCGCAGGCCGTGGGCCAGGCACAGGCCGCCGATTCCGGCACCGGCGATGATCACGTGACTGCGTTCGGACACCGCTACCACCTCGAAGCATAAGGTTCCTTATGGATTTGGGCTAGGATATCGTCATGCGGTGCCCAACGCAGATCAGCCGGTCCACCCCGGCAAGCCTCCGGTGTGGACGGACGACGACATCGAGGAACTGGCGGGGTGGAACATCATCCGCGCCTATCTCGCGTTCGTTCCGGAGATGTCCCGTGCGCTCGCCCCGGTCGGCATCTCCCCCGCTCAATTCGGGATCCTCGTCCAGGTCGACAACAGTCCCGGCATCGCGCAAGGCGCACTGGCACGCCGATGCCTGGTGAGCCCGCAGAGCATGGGCGAGGCCCTGCCCCCGCTGGAGGCGCTCGGCCTGATCGCGCGCGGCGAGCGCCCGGGCCGCGGTCACCCGATTCCGGTGTACATCACCGAGGCGGGCCGCAAGTTGGTGAAGAAGTCGACGAAGGCGGTCCTGGCGGTCAACACCCCGGAGGCGATGGGTCTCGACGCGGACGAGCAGCGGACACTGAGGCGGTTGCTGCAGAAGGTGGTCGGCACACTCGTGCCCTGATCCTGCTGGCGGCCTGCCTCGCGCAGTTCGTCACGGTGCTCGACGTCTCCGTGGTCAACGTGGCCCTGCCCGCCATCCAAGACGGACTCGGTTTCGAAGCCGGGGAACTGCCCTGGGTGGCCAACGGCTACAGCCTCGCCTTCGGCGGCTTCCTGCTCCTCGGCGGCCGCTGCGCCGATCTGTACGGCAGGCGACGTGTCTTCCTGGCCGGCGTCGCCCTGTTCGGCGGCGCGAGCCTGCTGGCGGGAGTGGCGACCAGCCCCGCCCTGCTGGTCGTGGCCCGGGTCGTGCAAGGACTCGGCGGCGCGGCCCTGTCCCCCGCGACGCTGGCGATCGTCACCGGCACCTTCACCGACGACCGCGCACGACGTGGCGCGCTGGGTACGTGGTCCGCCGTCGGCGCGGTCGGCGGCGCCGCCGGCGGGATCCTCGGCGGTGCCCTGGTCCAGTGGGCGGACTGGCGGTGGATCTTCCTGATCAACGTGCCGATCGCGGTGGCCATCGGCGCCCTCGCGTTCAAGCTCCTGTCGCGAGATCACCGGGCGGCTCGCCAACGGCTGGACGTCGGCGGGGCGATATCGGCCACCGGTGGCCTGATCGCCTTGGTCTACGGGACCACCGTGCTGCAAGACGGCGACTACGGCAACCCGTTGACCTATACCCCCTTCGCCGTGGCGATCGTCTTGTTCGCGACGTTCGCCGTCATCGAGCGGCGAGTCCGCGATCCCCTGCTCCCGCCCGGGTTTCTCACGAAACGGCCGGGACTGACGGTCAACCTCGTCATGGCCGCGCTCGGCTGCGTCGCCTTCGCGACCTGGTACCTCGGAGCTCTTTTCCTGCAGCGGATCCTCGGGCTCGGCGCGTGGCATGCCGGGCTGGCGCTGCTGCCGCAGGCGGCGTGCATCGTCGTCGGCGCGAGACTGGCGAGCCGGGTGCCGTCCCGGATCCCGCCGGAACGGATCGTGTCGGCCGGTACCGCGGCCGTGGTCGCCGGGCTCGCCTGGTTCTCCTTCCTCGACGCGACGTCGGCCGTGACCGGGGTCGTCCTGCCGGGGATGCTGGTCACCTTCGGGCTGGGACTCTCGTTCGGGCCACTCGCGGGATTGGCGACGGCGACCACCGGAAAGCAGGACACCGGACTGGCCGCCGGCCTGCTCAGCACGTTCCGGCAG encodes the following:
- a CDS encoding DegT/DnrJ/EryC1/StrS family aminotransferase; the protein is MTIRVWDYLKEYDAEREDILGAVDTVFGSGRLVFGPSVDGFEREFAAYHDVRHCVGVDNGTNAIKLGLEALGVGAGDEVITVSNTAAPTVVAIEGTGAVARFVDVRADDHLMDTTLVESAITERTRAIVPVHLYGQCVDMTAVGEIAARHGVRVLEDCAQAHGARRKGALAGAMGEAAAFSFYPTKVLGAYGDGGATITNDDDVARALRRLRYYGMEGRYYVVQTPGHNSRLDAVQAEILRRKLRRLDQYVTARREIARRYAEGLADTELALPLVTDGNEHVYYLYVVRHPRRDDILGGLAAEGIELNVSYRWPVHTMTGFAHLGYQAGDLPVTEKLADEIFSLPMYASLDKRRQDDVIAALRRILGAR
- a CDS encoding NAD-dependent epimerase/dehydratase family protein; this translates as MTRDDPLIVVLGGTGYLGSSLVSRLAALGVRTRAVGRRQAWRTLPLIEHVRADVTCKTDLAAVVREADAVVHLVALLSGGRSWRVAEDDPEGHRVTVQPMYDLLDITGADRRAPLPIVTAGTTTIAGCPDRARLDGTEPDRPGTAYDRHKQAVERALLTATESGVALGVPLRLPTVYGAGAGSPGSGVVSAMAARAVAGLPLTMWHDGSVLRDLVHVSDVASALWLAVRHAAALGGRTWLIGSGDAIPLGDVLRMIAAATTRWTRDAPVPVVRVDPPEYATPADFCDVEVDPGPFTAITGWRATVRLEDGVDAVVRATLAETDRYRDARKPLPTNRISPS
- a CDS encoding cupin domain-containing protein, which codes for MSRSTHLVRIRSADVPGSRRQGGHIRALLTPASAGTRAGFLAEAVLEPGETVSEHYHPWSDEHLLVVEGAVTLEIDGGTVELTTGDAGFVRRGARHTMRQHGDERARVVLFLGPLAPDPADGHVDTVPVPHPDDPPPVVGGPS
- a CDS encoding SRPBCC family protein → MPARTDNRVVIDAPFETVWDLTNDVASWPSLFTEYASAEILAENPDSVRFRLTTVPDPDGSVWSWVSERFPDKENRSVTAHRIETGPFDYLRLRWDYREVAGGVELRWRQEFQVRPGSPFDDAAMTERLNRTSGEQMQHIKAVIESRVTSGGHA
- a CDS encoding methyltransferase, whose protein sequence is MSAVADVAAGPGGASTHRDRLAILTCGLRLAHVIGALTELRVADALADGPRHVADLAERCGANADALHRVLRMAASFGVFTETDPGVFARTALSEPTRADVPYSLWPLIVYGRKKFFTEPYGALVHTLRTGEPATEPVLGTDFWGYLRDHPDDEQFFDSMMTELGRWETDRHLAMIRPERFVRIADLGGGHGHFLAAALRHAPGARGVLVDRPTVLSDAGPVLDAEGVTDRVELRPGDFFDTPLPADADAYFLKAVLHNWPDDRTEALLRRVRETIGDRGTPLFVVEQVIAPGNDFDHGKVLDIDMLVLFGGRERTLEQWHELFAATGFRLANDPGAGRWTVLHAEPA
- a CDS encoding cytochrome P450 encodes the protein MTTETRPESPAYPFAARDGVDPDPGYADARMAGAPVPVFLGGGRWAWLATTMADVRTVHTDPRFSRAAAAGSANAPSAGLSPPAGSLLALDPPDHTRMRGLVAGAFSARRMAQLRPKVAERARGLLAARAGDDPADLVAGYARPLSAGVIGALLGVPESDHERFFAWAQAFLSTAPGSAPEIGRARGELAAYFGELLGRRARSPEHDLLSHLAAQDADPRELVLLAMAILVAGHETTSNHLASSLMLLLSDPGTTSELRGDPEGVGQAVEELLRAVSLGSVGGFPRRTTESVVLSGVTIEAGDLVIPALNAANRDPAAFPQPDDLDFARFAKVPPTHVAFGAGPHFCLGAALARIELAEGVSAVLDHYPEAELATPAAELAWTRDSLVRGLVSLPVRLGPATSSPSAETGKENQCTAP
- a CDS encoding TcmI family type II polyketide cyclase; the protein is MHRALMVRRWNPADRERITELFAEHDRTALPAQIGATRRTLFGFHDLYFHLIEGEDGFQQRLYTAVRDQRFKTIDGELAKLLLPYRTDEPSMAQAQAEAFYDWRRPL
- a CDS encoding antibiotic biosynthesis monooxygenase; protein product: MTTSRVRTGVFRVLLEIDIGDTAPADFFAVWRRMAETAARAPGILAQSLNADTRRDGRYFVVSEWRTTEDFTAFSAGADHERLATSLKALGRTVSMTGMTQVLTSPPVSAVSEVRP
- a CDS encoding class I SAM-dependent methyltransferase, which encodes MTTLESTSVTRERLYRMMRVYKETSLLRAALRVGVFDALGDGHGTPAAIATATGADPRGIRLLLNALVALGLVHRHQDGRFTLDRGGFSLLVGSSPDFYGGMVDVVASDEEWDAMRDLAAAVRNGGSVRDVNAETPGYHYWETFARSVGPVTVPTAGLLAELLEPWSATRSGTRVLDLACGHGIYGFTLVRRLPGATVTCVDWPNVLEITRQHAREQGLDSQARFVSGDMFELDLGPEHDLVLVTNVLHHFSEARATELLSRATAQLAPGGRIGVVGFVAGDDPARDPEPHLFSVLMLAWTNAGEVHTTAAHERMYAAAGLRIEATRRVPGLPFHVTVLGRSS